A single genomic interval of Bacillus sp. es.036 harbors:
- a CDS encoding PTS transporter subunit EIIC — MKKYFGSLQRFGKSLMVPVALLPAAGILLGLGAALTGPLADTMSFLQNDTIQFIGQGMSDIGISIFNNLAIIFAIGVAIGLTGGSGIAALAALLGYIIMNKTISFALGITPEMVAENGAYGMALGIPTLETGVLGGIIVGLLAVFIYNKFHEFDPPEVLGFFAGDRSVGIAMVFSSIFLAMAMMVVWPPIQTGINAVANVIANGSTNPLYIGLYGFLERVLIPTGLHHIWYAPFLWTSLGGTTEVAGSMVSGDQYIFLAQIAEGVDVTAGRFMAGKFPVIMFGLVGAALAMYRQADKNNRPVVKGMLIAAAGTAFLTGITEPIEFTFLFVAPVLFFVHAILAGISFAVTYMLDVHLGWAGGSGLIDFVLVNAIPGTNNWWMNLVLGAVFFFIYYFTFSFAIKKWDLVTPGRGGQENKLFTRKDYNKKNPGKGKNKELALEIMEALGGENNLKHVDACFTRLRVEVAEVKAIDENRLKELGAAGVVKVDQNIQAIFGGRSDLYKNEINKIMQESNAS; from the coding sequence GTGAAAAAATACTTTGGTAGTTTACAAAGGTTCGGAAAGTCATTAATGGTCCCTGTTGCTCTTCTTCCAGCAGCTGGTATTTTATTAGGACTTGGAGCTGCTTTAACTGGACCACTCGCAGATACAATGTCTTTCTTACAAAATGATACGATTCAGTTTATAGGCCAAGGCATGTCAGATATCGGCATTAGTATTTTTAATAATCTAGCCATTATATTTGCAATTGGCGTGGCAATTGGATTAACGGGTGGCTCCGGTATTGCTGCACTTGCAGCCCTACTTGGCTACATCATTATGAACAAAACCATCTCCTTTGCCTTAGGGATCACACCAGAAATGGTTGCTGAAAATGGTGCCTATGGAATGGCTCTGGGAATTCCTACACTTGAAACGGGTGTACTCGGAGGAATTATTGTCGGGTTGCTTGCAGTATTTATTTATAACAAATTTCACGAATTCGATCCTCCTGAAGTTCTTGGATTCTTTGCAGGAGATCGTTCAGTCGGCATTGCAATGGTCTTCTCCTCGATCTTCCTAGCCATGGCTATGATGGTCGTCTGGCCACCGATCCAAACTGGCATCAATGCTGTCGCAAATGTGATTGCAAATGGTTCAACAAATCCCTTATACATTGGTTTATATGGATTTTTAGAACGAGTATTAATTCCTACAGGTCTTCATCATATCTGGTATGCGCCATTCCTATGGACATCACTTGGTGGAACGACAGAAGTTGCAGGCAGCATGGTATCAGGTGATCAGTACATTTTTCTTGCTCAAATCGCAGAAGGCGTTGATGTGACAGCTGGTCGATTCATGGCAGGTAAATTCCCTGTGATAATGTTCGGTCTCGTAGGTGCAGCACTTGCTATGTATCGTCAGGCTGATAAAAATAACAGACCAGTTGTCAAAGGGATGCTAATCGCTGCAGCAGGTACTGCTTTCCTGACTGGTATTACTGAACCAATCGAATTCACCTTCCTATTTGTAGCGCCTGTACTATTCTTTGTGCATGCGATCCTTGCGGGAATTTCTTTCGCCGTAACGTACATGCTAGATGTCCATCTTGGTTGGGCTGGTGGTTCTGGATTAATCGATTTTGTCCTTGTTAACGCTATTCCCGGAACGAATAATTGGTGGATGAACCTTGTTCTCGGTGCTGTCTTTTTCTTCATCTACTATTTCACGTTTTCCTTTGCGATCAAGAAATGGGATTTAGTTACCCCTGGACGAGGTGGACAAGAGAACAAACTCTTCACCAGAAAAGACTACAACAAGAAAAATCCAGGAAAAGGCAAGAACAAAGAACTAGCATTGGAAATCATGGAAGCACTTGGAGGCGAAAACAACTTAAAGCATGTTGATGCCTGCTTTACTCGACTTCGTGTAGAAGTAGCGGAAGTAAAAGCAATTGACGAAAATCGCCTAAAGGAACTTGGAGCAGCTGGTGTTGTGAAAGTCGATCAAAACATTCAGGCCATTTTCGGTGGGCGATCTGATTTATACAAAAATGAGATTAATAAAATTATGCAAGAATCAAATGCTTCTTAA
- a CDS encoding 6-phospho-alpha-glucosidase, producing MKKQNLVVVGGGSTYTIGMIMSLIAEKKQFPLKTITFYDTDSERQEKVAKASEIILREKYPELESFSYTTDKKTALTNADFVFVQIRTGGLQMREKDEQIPLKYDTVGQETCGPGGMAYGLRSIGDMIELVNDIREYSPEAWILNYTNPAAIVAEALRREFPDDKKILNICDMPAAIMVSYAGILGKEVFDLVPEYFGLNHFGWFTKIYDKEGNDHTDTIKNAITDKGFMPEDAEIANDPSWIKTFKQVEKMVTDFPEYLPNTYLQYYLYPSDMVAKEDVTNTRARQVINGREKRVHTLADQIIQDNSTKNVELEVDIHGRYMIRVAASMAYNNGDIFIVMVENNGIIANLPDDAMVEVPAMMTNRGPKPFAVGHISTFYKGLIEGQLAYEKLVVDAYFENSYEKALQALTLNRTVVDAPVARQILDDLIETNKELWPELHRKKELVKTK from the coding sequence ATGAAAAAACAAAATCTTGTAGTAGTAGGCGGCGGCAGTACTTATACAATCGGAATGATTATGAGTTTAATTGCAGAAAAAAAACAGTTTCCTTTGAAAACGATTACTTTTTATGACACTGACTCTGAAAGACAAGAAAAAGTTGCTAAAGCATCTGAGATCATTTTGCGAGAAAAATACCCTGAGCTTGAGAGTTTCTCCTACACAACAGATAAAAAAACAGCGCTGACAAATGCAGATTTTGTCTTTGTCCAAATTCGAACTGGCGGTTTACAAATGAGAGAAAAGGATGAGCAAATCCCTCTTAAATACGACACAGTTGGACAAGAAACATGTGGGCCAGGTGGGATGGCCTATGGTCTCCGTTCAATTGGAGATATGATTGAGTTAGTTAATGATATTCGTGAGTATTCGCCTGAAGCATGGATATTAAATTATACAAATCCCGCAGCTATTGTTGCTGAAGCACTTCGACGCGAATTTCCAGATGATAAGAAGATTTTAAACATATGTGATATGCCAGCAGCCATTATGGTAAGCTACGCTGGAATTCTTGGAAAAGAAGTATTTGACCTGGTCCCTGAATATTTTGGTTTAAATCACTTTGGATGGTTTACGAAGATCTATGATAAAGAAGGTAACGATCACACGGATACGATTAAAAATGCCATAACAGACAAAGGGTTCATGCCGGAAGATGCAGAAATTGCAAACGACCCATCTTGGATTAAAACATTCAAACAGGTTGAAAAAATGGTAACTGATTTCCCAGAATATCTACCAAATACGTATTTGCAATATTACCTCTATCCTTCTGATATGGTAGCGAAAGAAGATGTGACAAACACGCGCGCACGTCAGGTAATCAATGGCCGTGAGAAGCGTGTTCACACCCTAGCGGATCAGATTATTCAGGATAACTCTACTAAAAATGTTGAACTCGAAGTTGATATCCATGGACGATATATGATCCGAGTAGCTGCTTCAATGGCCTACAACAATGGAGATATCTTCATCGTAATGGTAGAAAATAACGGCATTATCGCTAATTTACCTGACGATGCTATGGTCGAAGTTCCAGCGATGATGACGAATCGAGGACCAAAGCCATTTGCGGTAGGTCACATTTCAACGTTCTACAAAGGATTGATTGAAGGACAGCTTGCATATGAGAAACTTGTTGTAGACGCTTATTTCGAGAATAGCTATGAGAAAGCACTTCAGGCCCTAACATTAAATCGAACAGTTGTAGATGCGCCTGTGGCTCGTCAAATTCTTGATGACTTAATTGAAACAAACAAAGAACTATGGCCTGAACTTCATCGTAAAAAAGAACTCGTTAAAACAAAATAA
- a CDS encoding GntR family transcriptional regulator: protein MSTPLYRKIAGQLKEDITNGTLRVGEAIPTEAHLSNLYKASRVTIRQAIQTLVEEGLLEKVQGSGTYVSEKKIEHNIFELQSFTEEMKRLNKTPVNRVIDFQLTEPSDQIKRMLQIPEGEKVFYVRRQRLVDDVPYVLEDTYLPVSMFPNLSYQIMSGSKYDYIEKEKGMKIKESFQEIIPILPDEDISKFLEVDSNLPILKVQLYSIFQDSTVFEYSEIYFKSDEYKFTLRASRPGN from the coding sequence ATGTCTACGCCACTGTACCGAAAAATTGCCGGACAACTTAAAGAAGATATTACTAATGGAACATTAAGGGTTGGAGAAGCTATTCCAACCGAAGCGCACTTGTCTAACCTTTACAAAGCTTCGCGCGTTACGATTCGTCAGGCGATCCAAACCCTTGTAGAAGAAGGGCTATTAGAGAAGGTTCAAGGCAGCGGAACTTATGTAAGCGAGAAGAAAATTGAACACAACATTTTTGAACTGCAGAGTTTTACTGAAGAAATGAAGAGACTAAATAAAACCCCGGTTAACAGAGTGATCGATTTTCAATTAACAGAGCCGTCTGATCAAATAAAACGAATGCTTCAAATTCCAGAGGGCGAAAAAGTATTCTACGTAAGAAGACAGCGTCTGGTTGATGATGTTCCTTATGTTTTAGAGGATACATATCTTCCTGTATCAATGTTTCCAAACCTCTCTTATCAAATTATGAGTGGTTCAAAGTATGACTACATTGAAAAGGAAAAGGGAATGAAAATTAAAGAAAGTTTTCAAGAAATCATTCCGATTTTACCTGACGAAGATATATCCAAATTTCTTGAGGTAGATTCAAATTTACCGATTTTAAAGGTGCAATTGTATAGTATCTTTCAGGATTCTACTGTATTCGAATATAGTGAAATTTATTTTAAGAGTGATGAGTATAAATTTACGTTACGTGCTTCGCGACCTGGGAATTAA
- a CDS encoding DUF3870 domain-containing protein — protein sequence MNTLFVAGHSKLPTGMAANNISDTLTLTLEVDKKYGVIVDASCTLATEHSKQFVKQLLKGFSLKDGITDPLHQLKEGYLGKAGNALAAALKDAHKQYELHPEPLNT from the coding sequence ATGAACACCCTTTTCGTCGCCGGCCACTCAAAACTCCCAACTGGCATGGCCGCTAACAACATTTCAGACACCTTAACCCTCACTCTTGAAGTTGATAAAAAGTATGGCGTGATCGTCGACGCATCTTGCACACTCGCAACTGAACATAGCAAACAGTTCGTTAAACAATTACTCAAAGGATTCAGTTTAAAAGATGGTATTACAGACCCTCTCCATCAGTTAAAAGAGGGCTATCTCGGAAAAGCCGGCAATGCTCTTGCTGCTGCTCTTAAGGATGCTCACAAGCAATACGAGCTGCATCCTGAACCTCTTAACACATAA
- a CDS encoding SDR family oxidoreductase → MDLNLKGKSVVVTAASKGLGRASALAFAKEGAHVILSSRSDDELKKACEEIIEETGNEHVTWIVCDMTKADDINRLMKFAAETNGTVEVLINNAGGPPAGGFEDFSDDDWQNAFELNLLSFVRTSRAAIPYMKENRWGRILNIASSSIKQSLDNLILSNTFRAGIVGLAKSLSQEYAEHNILVNTVGPGRIATDRVEQLDQIKADQLGINAAELKSQAEQSIPMKRYGEPDEFAKAIVFLGSGANTYMTGQSLVVDGGLVKAL, encoded by the coding sequence ATGGATCTCAATCTAAAAGGAAAATCAGTCGTCGTAACAGCTGCAAGCAAAGGACTTGGAAGAGCTTCGGCCCTTGCATTTGCGAAAGAAGGTGCGCATGTTATTTTATCAAGTAGAAGTGATGATGAACTAAAAAAAGCATGCGAAGAAATCATCGAAGAGACAGGGAATGAGCACGTTACTTGGATCGTTTGCGATATGACAAAAGCGGATGATATTAATCGATTGATGAAGTTTGCTGCAGAAACGAATGGTACAGTCGAAGTGTTAATTAATAATGCGGGCGGTCCTCCAGCTGGGGGATTTGAGGATTTTAGTGATGATGATTGGCAAAATGCGTTTGAACTGAATCTATTAAGTTTTGTTCGAACGTCAAGAGCAGCTATTCCATATATGAAAGAAAATAGATGGGGAAGGATCTTGAACATTGCTTCATCCTCCATTAAACAGTCACTAGATAACTTGATCCTCTCGAACACATTTCGAGCAGGAATTGTGGGATTAGCTAAAAGTCTTTCCCAGGAGTACGCAGAGCATAATATTCTCGTCAATACCGTAGGCCCAGGACGTATTGCTACGGATCGTGTGGAGCAACTTGATCAAATCAAGGCAGATCAGTTAGGCATCAATGCTGCTGAATTAAAGAGTCAGGCGGAGCAATCCATTCCAATGAAAAGATACGGGGAACCTGATGAATTTGCAAAGGCGATCGTATTCCTAGGCTCAGGAGCAAATACGTATATGACCGGGCAATCACTCGTTGTTGATGGTGGACTTGTAAAGGCACTATAA
- a CDS encoding PucR family transcriptional regulator: MVDAKERILEATDIHKATEMISIATNKPVIIENKNFELISYSTASESFDQTQQKTILYKKCPVFIIDRLKKEGIVQQLESNEAPIRIAPIEEIGFYQRVVVKAIYEGRTMGYLWVQETNSPLTEEEVDFLTEITPHVGKLIHDSYQKGKEHEGKQEKLLWNVLLHEYESENQMRRKAQVASLPLPERFSVLVMSIAEPSQESLLNEVLELLSRFKRHKIQVLKTELQVVAVISGDKSMKGSAIEHTRELVEYVKSALTHEEFYSFLIGIGKEYVELIDMRKSFLEALEVIETADFIGPRPDVMPREFSKLGVYRYLAALYEKNNTEHYFNQNLLNLMEKDSVSHSSLLKTLEVYLSNNGKGKSTAAELFIHPNTLNYRMKQIQDLTDIDFDDFNMKSHIYIELLLLNNIPSYYNRYLSAVEEQKSTTK; encoded by the coding sequence ATGGTAGATGCGAAAGAACGGATTCTAGAAGCGACGGATATTCATAAAGCAACTGAGATGATCAGCATTGCGACGAATAAGCCGGTAATTATCGAAAATAAAAATTTCGAATTGATTTCATACAGCACGGCGTCAGAGAGCTTTGATCAAACGCAGCAAAAAACCATTTTATATAAAAAATGTCCCGTTTTTATTATTGATCGTTTAAAAAAAGAAGGGATCGTGCAACAGCTTGAGAGCAATGAAGCTCCCATTCGCATTGCCCCTATTGAAGAAATCGGTTTTTATCAGCGTGTTGTGGTGAAAGCCATCTATGAAGGGCGGACAATGGGGTATCTCTGGGTACAAGAAACAAATAGTCCGCTTACGGAAGAAGAGGTTGATTTTCTTACTGAAATCACCCCTCACGTTGGCAAGCTTATTCATGATTCGTATCAAAAAGGGAAAGAGCATGAGGGGAAGCAGGAGAAATTGCTTTGGAACGTGCTTCTTCATGAATATGAAAGTGAAAATCAAATGAGGCGTAAAGCCCAGGTGGCAAGCTTGCCATTGCCTGAGCGCTTTTCTGTACTTGTTATGTCCATTGCAGAGCCATCTCAAGAATCGCTTTTGAATGAAGTGCTCGAGCTTCTATCTCGGTTTAAGCGTCATAAAATTCAGGTGCTGAAAACCGAGCTTCAAGTGGTTGCTGTCATTTCTGGTGATAAAAGTATGAAGGGATCTGCCATTGAGCATACCCGCGAGCTTGTAGAGTACGTGAAAAGTGCGTTAACGCACGAAGAGTTTTATTCTTTCTTGATTGGAATTGGAAAAGAATACGTGGAACTCATTGATATGAGGAAAAGTTTTCTAGAAGCACTGGAAGTCATTGAGACAGCTGACTTTATTGGTCCAAGGCCAGATGTGATGCCGCGAGAGTTCTCGAAGCTTGGCGTATACCGGTATCTTGCCGCTCTTTATGAGAAAAACAATACGGAGCATTACTTTAATCAAAATTTACTTAACTTGATGGAAAAAGACTCGGTTAGCCATTCTAGTTTGTTGAAGACGCTAGAGGTGTATTTATCGAACAATGGTAAGGGTAAAAGCACCGCCGCTGAACTGTTTATTCATCCCAATACGCTGAATTATCGCATGAAACAGATACAGGATTTAACCGACATTGATTTTGATGATTTTAATATGAAAAGTCATATTTATATTGAGTTGTTGTTGTTAAACAACATACCGTCTTACTATAACCGGTACCTTTCGGCTGTAGAGGAGCAGAAAAGTACGACGAAATAG
- a CDS encoding proline dehydrogenase family protein, with the protein MEAINKSFFLFLASRPSLDRLAKRWGSKFGADKIVGGETFEHAVPLIQNLNSQGLRVTVDHLGEFVSSETEAKERTQECIDTIRMISAHQLNSQMSLKVTSLGLDISHDLVWRNMIEIMEEAVKHDVFVTIDMEDSTRTEATLQLYKDLKRKYENIGTVVQSYLYRSDQDLDDLNEVNPNLRLVKGAYKEAAKVAFPAKSDVDHNLKQLIKKHLLNGNFTAIASHDDAIINFTKEFVKEHDIPKDQFEFQMLYGMRSQSQLDLLAEGYTVRVYLPYGNDWYGYFMRRLAERPANIAFAFNGIFKK; encoded by the coding sequence TTGGAAGCCATCAACAAGAGTTTTTTCCTTTTTCTCGCTAGTAGGCCCTCGCTTGATCGGCTCGCGAAACGATGGGGTAGTAAGTTTGGGGCAGACAAGATAGTAGGGGGTGAGACCTTTGAGCATGCGGTGCCTCTTATTCAGAACTTGAATAGTCAGGGGCTTCGGGTCACGGTGGATCATCTTGGGGAATTTGTTTCTTCTGAAACAGAAGCGAAGGAGCGGACCCAGGAGTGCATCGATACAATCCGCATGATTAGTGCTCATCAACTAAATTCTCAGATGTCTTTGAAAGTCACTTCACTTGGTCTTGATATTAGCCATGATCTCGTCTGGCGTAACATGATTGAGATAATGGAAGAAGCGGTGAAACATGATGTGTTCGTTACGATCGATATGGAAGATTCCACACGAACAGAGGCAACGCTTCAGCTTTACAAAGATCTGAAGAGAAAGTACGAAAATATTGGAACGGTTGTTCAGTCTTATTTATACCGATCCGACCAAGATTTAGATGATTTAAATGAAGTTAACCCTAATTTACGTCTTGTGAAAGGGGCGTATAAGGAAGCCGCGAAGGTTGCTTTTCCAGCGAAATCAGATGTCGATCATAATTTGAAGCAGCTGATTAAGAAGCATTTATTGAATGGGAATTTTACAGCCATTGCTAGTCACGATGATGCCATCATTAACTTTACGAAAGAATTCGTGAAAGAGCATGATATTCCGAAAGACCAATTTGAGTTTCAAATGCTGTACGGCATGCGAAGCCAGAGTCAGCTCGATCTTCTAGCTGAAGGTTATACGGTTAGAGTATACCTACCTTATGGGAACGATTGGTATGGGTATTTTATGCGGCGGTTGGCGGAACGACCTGCGAACATCGCCTTTGCTTTTAATGGAATCTTTAAAAAATAA
- the pruA gene encoding L-glutamate gamma-semialdehyde dehydrogenase, translated as MVVPYKHEPFTDFTVKENKKAFEEALKLVKEELGKDHDLLINGERVSTEDKIVSINPANKEQIVGRVSKATKEHAERAIQSADEAFEGWRKWSARSRAELLFRAASIVRRRKHEFSAYLVYEAGKPWKEADADTAEAIDFMEYYARQMIELGEGKAIESRPGEQNRYVYTPSGVALVIPPWNFAFAIMAGTTVAPLVTGNTVLLKPASATPVVAAKFVEVLEEAGLPKGVLNFVPGSGAEVGDYLVDHPKTSIITFTGSREVGTRIYERAAKVQPGQQHLKRVIVEMGGKDTIVVDKDSDLELAAQAIVVSAFGFSGQKCSAGSRAVILKEVYDQVRDRVVELTNELTLGETTGPDVYMGPVIDQASFDKIMSYIEIGKEEGRLVAGGEGDDSKGFFIKPTVFADLAPKSRMQQEEIFGPVVCLTKADNFDEAIEIANNTEYGLTGAVITNNRAHIEQAKMDFHVGNLYFNRNCTGAIVGYHPFGGFKMSGTDSKAGGPDYLGLHMQAKTVSEMF; from the coding sequence ATGGTAGTACCATACAAACACGAACCGTTTACTGATTTCACTGTTAAGGAAAATAAGAAGGCTTTCGAAGAAGCACTGAAACTAGTAAAAGAAGAGCTCGGAAAAGATCACGATCTTCTCATCAATGGTGAACGTGTCAGCACGGAAGATAAAATTGTTTCCATTAACCCTGCGAACAAAGAGCAAATCGTTGGCCGCGTATCGAAGGCAACGAAAGAGCATGCGGAACGCGCGATTCAGTCTGCAGATGAAGCGTTTGAAGGATGGAGAAAATGGTCGGCTCGCTCTCGTGCTGAACTTCTGTTCCGCGCAGCTTCGATTGTTCGTCGCCGTAAGCATGAATTCTCTGCTTATCTTGTCTACGAAGCAGGTAAGCCATGGAAAGAAGCGGATGCAGATACAGCTGAAGCGATCGACTTCATGGAATACTATGCGCGTCAAATGATTGAGCTAGGTGAAGGCAAAGCGATTGAAAGCCGCCCTGGTGAACAAAACCGTTACGTTTATACGCCAAGTGGTGTTGCACTCGTTATTCCACCATGGAACTTTGCATTTGCGATTATGGCAGGTACGACGGTAGCTCCTCTTGTAACAGGAAACACAGTTCTTCTTAAGCCAGCAAGTGCAACTCCGGTTGTTGCAGCAAAGTTTGTTGAAGTGCTTGAAGAAGCTGGTCTTCCTAAAGGTGTCTTGAACTTTGTGCCAGGTAGCGGAGCTGAAGTAGGGGACTATCTAGTTGATCACCCGAAAACATCGATCATCACATTCACAGGTTCACGTGAAGTCGGTACACGTATTTATGAGAGAGCTGCGAAAGTACAGCCAGGTCAACAACACCTGAAGCGAGTGATCGTTGAAATGGGTGGTAAAGATACGATCGTTGTGGATAAAGATTCAGATCTAGAACTTGCTGCTCAGGCAATCGTTGTCTCAGCATTCGGCTTCTCAGGTCAGAAATGTTCTGCAGGCTCTCGTGCGGTCATTTTGAAAGAGGTATATGATCAGGTTCGTGATCGCGTTGTTGAACTAACAAATGAGCTTACACTAGGTGAAACGACAGGTCCAGATGTGTACATGGGACCAGTTATTGATCAAGCATCATTTGATAAAATCATGAGCTATATTGAAATTGGGAAAGAAGAAGGCCGCCTAGTTGCTGGTGGAGAAGGCGATGATTCGAAAGGGTTCTTCATCAAGCCAACTGTATTTGCAGACCTTGCTCCTAAATCACGCATGCAGCAGGAAGAAATTTTCGGACCGGTTGTTTGCTTAACGAAAGCAGATAACTTCGATGAAGCGATTGAAATTGCGAATAATACAGAGTACGGCTTAACTGGTGCTGTGATCACGAATAATCGTGCACACATTGAGCAAGCGAAAATGGACTTCCATGTAGGTAACCTATACTTCAACCGTAACTGTACGGGCGCAATTGTTGGGTACCACCCATTTGGAGGATTCAAAATGTCTGGTACAGATTCAAAAGCAGGTGGACCAGATTACCTTGGACTTCACATGCAGGCAAAAACAGTTTCTGAAATGTTTTAA
- a CDS encoding ATP-binding protein, which translates to MTQRETYIKNSKTTCEHVYHMDPNSVPVLHVLLTEEELNQRMHHYERALSIIQTFMTKLLSFLTDIPTVIVTTDDQGYVLDSYGDEHLKQMTTSLGIQNGVKFDEETAGTNAITLALEHNRPFHLIGEDHYHYCFSEVACYSAPYRYRNGEVIGTISIMTPKEHASPLHLGLLSSSIDTIEREIRVHEQNEQLHLYNQMLMSTTPIGIVISDQTGHIREFNQSAAQLTGMNKRNMIGSHISEVSALKPFFDHVLTKEKGIEDIEITFSRLDERKCLLDILPLYDHNQRLSGAFAQFRDMTSYYQLQEQVIQSEKLSAIGKLGAGLAHEIRNPLTSIIGFTQLLDVDKKQTHYIDIIRTELERMKNLVNQFVMMGKQTISERKSSQLYPLICETVELMKSNAHLHNVEINFHAEEEQITVWMDASQIKQVLINFIKNAIEAMPQGGEISVSLSKKDQHAIIAVKDNGKGMSEKEVKQLGTPFFSTKSSGLGIGLSICFDIMKAHHGKIVIDSDKGAGTMANLFLPLHKEES; encoded by the coding sequence ATGACGCAACGTGAAACGTACATCAAAAACTCAAAAACCACCTGCGAGCATGTTTACCATATGGATCCAAACTCAGTTCCTGTTCTTCACGTTTTATTAACGGAAGAAGAGTTAAATCAGCGCATGCACCATTACGAACGTGCGCTTTCCATTATTCAAACATTCATGACAAAGCTTTTAAGCTTTCTAACCGATATCCCTACTGTTATCGTAACAACCGATGACCAGGGGTATGTATTAGATTCCTATGGAGACGAGCATCTTAAACAAATGACAACGTCACTCGGCATTCAAAACGGTGTTAAATTCGATGAAGAAACGGCAGGTACGAATGCTATTACCCTTGCACTAGAACACAACAGGCCCTTTCATTTAATTGGAGAGGATCATTACCATTATTGTTTTAGCGAGGTGGCGTGCTACTCGGCACCGTATCGTTATCGTAACGGTGAAGTGATCGGCACCATTTCAATTATGACACCAAAAGAGCACGCCTCACCGTTACACCTTGGCTTGCTTTCATCTTCAATCGACACCATTGAACGCGAAATTCGGGTTCATGAACAAAACGAACAGCTTCATCTCTACAATCAAATGCTGATGAGCACCACGCCAATTGGCATTGTTATTTCAGATCAGACTGGTCATATAAGAGAATTTAATCAAAGCGCCGCTCAACTAACAGGCATGAATAAGCGAAACATGATCGGGTCTCATATTTCAGAGGTTTCTGCTCTTAAACCATTTTTCGATCATGTGCTTACGAAAGAAAAAGGAATCGAGGATATCGAAATCACCTTCTCAAGGCTTGATGAACGCAAGTGTTTACTTGATATTTTACCTCTATATGATCACAATCAGCGGCTAAGCGGTGCTTTTGCTCAGTTCCGCGATATGACCTCTTATTATCAACTACAAGAACAGGTCATTCAATCTGAGAAACTTTCTGCTATCGGGAAATTAGGGGCTGGATTAGCACATGAAATCCGCAATCCTCTCACATCCATCATCGGCTTTACACAGCTATTGGATGTGGATAAAAAACAAACCCATTATATCGATATTATTAGAACTGAGCTTGAACGAATGAAAAACCTCGTCAACCAATTCGTTATGATGGGAAAACAAACAATTAGTGAACGAAAATCCAGCCAATTATATCCTCTCATATGTGAAACGGTTGAATTAATGAAAAGCAATGCTCACCTACATAATGTTGAGATTAACTTTCATGCCGAAGAGGAACAAATAACCGTCTGGATGGATGCTTCTCAAATTAAACAAGTGCTTATTAATTTCATCAAAAACGCTATTGAAGCAATGCCTCAGGGTGGAGAAATTTCGGTTTCTTTGTCTAAAAAAGATCAACACGCCATCATTGCAGTTAAGGATAATGGCAAGGGGATGAGTGAAAAAGAGGTGAAACAGCTCGGAACGCCCTTTTTTAGTACGAAAAGCAGTGGGCTTGGAATTGGACTTTCGATTTGCTTTGATATTATGAAAGCTCATCACGGAAAAATCGTCATTGATTCTGATAAAGGTGCCGGTACAATGGCCAACCTCTTTCTCCCACTTCACAAGGAAGAGAGCTAA
- a CDS encoding YnfA family protein, with protein MRTILLFTLAGLAEIGGGYLIWLWLREGYSSLLGLAGGLALVLYGVIATWQVYPDFGRVYAAYGGAFVVMSVLWGWGIDKKVPDLYDILGGAICLIGVAVMLLPRH; from the coding sequence GTGAGGACAATTCTCTTATTTACTTTAGCAGGTCTTGCTGAAATTGGAGGAGGCTATCTAATATGGCTTTGGCTTCGAGAAGGATATTCAAGCTTACTAGGTTTAGCAGGAGGGCTTGCATTGGTTCTATATGGTGTCATTGCCACCTGGCAAGTTTATCCTGATTTCGGAAGGGTGTATGCGGCATATGGAGGGGCGTTTGTCGTGATGTCCGTTCTTTGGGGATGGGGAATTGATAAAAAGGTTCCTGATCTTTATGACATACTTGGAGGTGCGATTTGCCTTATAGGGGTAGCTGTTATGCTCCTCCCCCGTCACTAG